In one Oncorhynchus masou masou isolate Uvic2021 chromosome 23, UVic_Omas_1.1, whole genome shotgun sequence genomic region, the following are encoded:
- the LOC135511028 gene encoding bifunctional 3'-phosphoadenosine 5'-phosphosulfate synthase 2-like: MMLGVKKQQTDLNRSTNVVFQAHHVTRSKRGQVVGTRGGFRGCTVWLTGLSGAGKTTIAFALEEYLVSHGIPCYSLDGDNIRHGLNKNLGFTATDREENIRRIAEVAKLFADAGLVCITSFISPYTKDRDDARKILESAGLPFFEVFINAPLEVCESRDVKGLYKKARAGEIKGFTGIDADYERPEAPELVLKTGEVTVNECIRQVVDLLREQSIVPSGITEEVNELFVPENKLKLVQVDAITLPTISITKLDLQWVQVLAEGWATPLKGFMREREFLQVQHFGNLLDDGTINQSIPIVLPVTTETKQRLDGCAAVALEFQGTLVAILRQPEFYEHRKEERCARQWGTTCPQHPYIKMVMEGGDWLVGGDLEVLDRIRWNDGLDQYRFTPRELKQKFKEMKADAIFAFQLRNPVHNGHALLMQDTKRHLLERGYKRPVLLLHPLGGWTKDDDVPLDWRMKQHAAVLEEGVLDPTSTIVAIFPSPMMYAGPTEVQWHCRARMIAGANFYIVGRDPAGMPHPETKQDIYEPTHGGKVLTMAPGLTSVEIIPFRVAAYNKTKRAMDFYDKDRHAEFEFISGTRMRKLARCGENPPDGFMAPKAWKVLTEYYSSIQKDQ; this comes from the exons ATGATGTTGGGTGTTAAAAAGCAGCAGACG GATCTGAACAGATCCACCAATGTAGTGTTTCAGGCCCACCATGTGACCCGAAGCAAGAGAGGTCAGGTGGTGGGCACTAGAGGAGGCTTCAGGGGTTGCACCGTCTGGCTCACAG GTTTGTCTGGTGCTGGGAAAACCACCATAGCCTTTGCCCTGGAGGAGTATCTGGTGTCCCACGGCATCCCCTGCTACTCACTGGATGGGGACAATATCCGCCATGGCCTCAACAAGAACCTGGGCTTCACAGCCACTGACCGTGAGGAGAACATCAGACGTATTGCTGAGGTGGCCAAGTTGTTCGCAGACGCTGGCCTCGTCTGCATCACCAGCTTCATCTCTCCTTACACCAAG GATCGTGATGATGCGAGGAAGATCCTTGAGAGTGCTGGGTTACCCTTCTTTGAGGTGTTCATCAATGCTCCTCTAGAGGTGTGTGAGAGTCGCGATGTGAAGGGCCTCTACAAGAAAGCCCGTGCTGGAGAGATCAAAG GCTTCACTGGGATCGATGCAGACTACGAGCGGCCCGAGGCTCCGGAGTTGGTGCTGAAAACAGGAGAGGTCACCGTTAACGAGTGCATTCGGCAGGTTGTGGACCTGCTTAGAGAGCAG AGTATTGTTCCAAGTGGAATCACAGAGGAGGTGAATGAACTTTTTGTTCCTGAGAACAAGCTGAAGCTAGTTCAGGTCGACGCTATCACACTTCCCACAATCAGCATCACCAAG TTGGACCTCCAGTGGGTGCAGGTGCTGGCTGAAGGCTGGGCCACCCCACTGAAGGGCTTCATGAGGGAGAGGGAGTTCCTCCAGGTGCAACATTTCGGCAACCTCCTCGACG ATGGAACCATCAACCAGTCTATTCCCATCGTCCTGCCTGTTACCACGGAAACCAAGCAGAGGCTGGACGGCTGTGCGGCGGTAGCTCTGGAGTTCCAGGGAACCCTTGTGGCCATTCTAAGACAGCCAGAGTTCTACGAACACCGCAAAGAGGAGCGCTGTGCCCGTCAGTGGGGTACCACCTGCCCCCAGCACCCCTACATTAAG ATGGTGATGGAGGGAGGTGATTGGCTGGTGGGTGGCGACCTGGAGGTGCTGGACCGAATCAGATGGAACGATGGGCTGGACCAGTACCGCTTTACTCCACGGGAGCTCAAGCAGAAGTTTAAAGAAATGAAAGCAG ATGCCATCTTCGCCTTCCAACTGCGGAATCCGGTCCACAATGGCCACGCCCTGTTGATGCAGGACACCAAGCGCCACCTTCTGGAGCGGGGCTACAAGCGACCCGTCCTCTTGCTGCACCCGCTGGGGGGCTGGACCAAAGACGACGATGTTCCCCTGGACTGGCGCATGAAACAGCACGCTGCAGTACTGGAGGAGGGGGTACTGGACCCCACCAGCACCATAGTGGCTATTTTCCCATCCCCTATGATGTACGCTGGACCCACTGAG GTCCAGTGGCACTGCAGAGCGCGGATGATCGCCGGAGCTAACTTCTACATTGTGGGTCGTGACCCAGCGGGCATGCCCCATCCCGAGACCAAGCAGGACATTTATGAGCCCACCCATGGGGGAAAGGTCCTCACCATGGCCCCCGGCCTCACCTCTGTAGAGATCATCCCTTTCAGAGTGGCTGCCTACAACAAGACCAAGAGGGCCATGGATTTCTACGACAAGGACCG ACACGCTGAGTTTGAGTTCATCTCTGGCACCAGGATGAGAAAGCTGGCGCGGTGTGGGGAGAACCCCCCAGACGGCTTCATGGCCCCCAAGGCCTGGAAGGTCCTGACTGAGTACTACAGCTCTATACAGAAGGACCAGTAA